The following are encoded in a window of Perca fluviatilis chromosome 21, GENO_Pfluv_1.0, whole genome shotgun sequence genomic DNA:
- the mybpc2b gene encoding myosin binding protein Cb isoform X13, whose translation MPEPVPADKQDGQEAQPERDDAPPTDGDSEADGDARANPEEEEPGNTELTGLFVEKPPENVVAVAGADVTLIARVDSTTLTRKPTMKWLKGKWMDLGSKAGKHMQFKETYDRNTKIYTYEMKIIKVVAGDAGGYRCEVTAKDKCDSSTFEISVEAAQQEEQQADILSAFKREGAGEDEGDLDFSALLKATKKKKKVKEEPQIDVWELLKSAHPSEYEKIAFEYGITDLRGMLKRLKKMKVVEPKHSEAFLKRLESCYSVEKGKKIVLRCEVVDPNTQVKWLKNGQEIKSSAKYIIESSGNVRTLTINRVSLADDAAYECVVGEDKCFTEVFVKEPPVTITKLMDDYHVVVGERVEFEVEVSEEGANVMWFFEDIELHKDKDSKYRFKKDGRKHTLIIQEATLDDIGMYHCWTNGGHTKGELEVEEKQLEVLQDIADLTVRATDQAMFKCEVSDDKVTGKWFKDGVEVLPSERIKMTHIGRFHRLIIDDVKPEDAGDYTFVPDGYALSLSAKLNFLEIKIDYVPRQDPPKIHLDTSGNMVSQNTIIVVAGNKLRLDVEITGEPAPTCVWSKGDQPITEAEGRVRVEARKDLSCFVIEGAEREDEGNYTICVTNPAGEDKAMLFVKIVDVPDPPENIRCTSVGEDCASIVWDAPKFDGGAPLKGYLMERKKKGSSRWTKLNFDVYESTTYEAKRMIEGVFYEMRVFAINSIGMSPPSITSKPFMPIAPTSEPIRLSVHDVTDSTCTLKWLAPEKIGAGGLDGYVIEYCKEGDTEWVLANQELCERQGFVVRGLPVGEKIDFRVAAVNIAGRSPPALLGQPVTIREIMEHPKIRLPRELRTKYIRKVGEKINLTIPFQGKPRPVATWYKDGQPLDPQMVSVRNSNVDSILFIRSAEREHSGTYELVLKIENMEDRASVVIRIVDKPGPPLNVKVTEVWGFNAALEWAPPKDDGNCDITGYTIQKADLKTKEWFTVYEHNRRPNCTASDLIMGNEYMFRVFSENICGLSEEARLSKNTAVIAKTDLEIKLNPYKEKDMSCVPKFTQPLIDRSAVAGYSTAISCAVRGFPKPKIVWMKNRMIIGQDPKFLMQNNQGVLTLNIRKPGTFDSGKYSCMAVNDLGQDEVECKLDIRIAADPEKK comes from the exons ATGCCTGAACCAGTCCCTGCAG ATAAACAGGACGGGCAGG AAGCGCAGCCAGAGAGAGATG ATGCACCCCCCACAGATGGAG ATTCAGAAGCTGATGGGGATG CTCGAGCAAACCCAGAAGAGGAGG AGCCAGGCAACACTGAGCTTACTGGGCTCTTCGTCGAGAAGCCACCAGAGAATGTAGTCGCTGTTGCAG GAGCGGATGTCACTCTCATAGCCAGGGTCGACTCCACCACCCTGACAAGAAAACCCACCATGAAATGGCTGAAGGGAAAGTGGATGGACCTTGGAAGCAAGGCTGGGAAGCATATGCAGTTCAAGGAAACTTATGACAGGAATACTAAG ATCTATACTTATGAAATGAAGATCATCAAAGTAGTCGCTGGAGACGCTGGAGGCTACAGGTGCGAGGTAACTGCAAAAGACAAGTGTGACAGCTCCACCTTTGAGATCTCTGTTGAGG CTGCACAGCAGGAGGAGCAGCAAGCAGATATTTTGTCTGCCTTCAAAAGAGA GGGTGCTGGCGAGGACGAGGGAGATCTGGATTTCAGCGCTTTGCTGAAAGCCACTAAGAA GAAGAAGAAAGTAAAAGAGGAACCACAGATCGATGTGTGGGAATTGCTTAAGAGTGCCCATCCAAGCGAGTATGAGAAAATCGCCTTTGAGTATGGCATCACTGACCTGAGGGGCATGCTAAAACGTCTGAAAAAGATGAAGGTCGTCGAGCCCAAGCATAGCGAGG CTTTCCTGAAGAGGCTTGAGTCTTGCTACTCGGTGGAAAAGGGCAAGAAGATTGTCCTGAGATGTGAGGTGGTCGATCCCAACACCCAGGTCAAATGGTTGAAGAATGGCCAGGAGATCAAATCCTCAGCCAA gTACATCATAGAGTCAAGTGGGAATGTCAGAACCCTTACGATCAATAGGGTGAGCCTGGCTGATGATGCTGCCTATGAGTGTGTGGTTGGCGAGGACAAGTGTTTCACAGAGGTGTTTGTCAAAG AGCCCCCTGTGACCATCACCAAGCTGATGGATGACTATCACGTTGTCGTTGGAGAGAGAGTGGAGTTTGAGGTTGAGGTGTCGGAAGAGGGCGCCAATGTCATGTG GTTCTTTGAGGATATCGAGCTTCACAAAGACAAAGATTCCAAGTATCGCTTCAAGAAGGATGGAAGGAAGCACACGCTTATCATCCAAGAGGCAACACTGGATGACATTGGAATGTACCATTGTTGGACAAATGGGGGTCATACCAAAGGAGAGCTGGAGGTGGAAG AAAAACAGCTGGAGGTGTTGCAGGACATTGCTGATCTGACAGTCAGGGCAACAGACCAGGCTATGTTCAAGTGTGAGGTGTCTGATGACAAGGTCACAGGAAAGTGGTTCAAAGACGGAGTGGAGGTCTTGCCAAGCGAACGCATTAAAATGACTCACATTGGAAG GTTTCATCGGCTGATTATTGATGATGTGAAGCCAGAGGATGCGGGAGACTACACATTTGTTCCTGATGGATACGCTCTGTCACTTTCTGCCAAACTCAACTTCTTGg AAATTAAGATCGACTATGTGCCCAGACAAG ATCCTCCAAAGATCCACCTGGACACCAGTGGAAACATGGTCTCCCAAAATACCATCATTGTGGTGGCAGGCAACAAGCTCCGTCTGGATGTGGAGATCACAGGAGAGCCAGCACCTACCTGTGTCTGGTCGAAAGGAGATCAA CCAATTACAGAGGCTGAAGGGCGCGTAAGGGTGGAGGCCAGGAAAGATCTGAGCTGCTTCGTCATAGAGGGGGCAGAGAGGGAGGATGAGGGCAACTACACCATCTGTGTTACCAACCCTGCCGGAGAGGACAAGGCTATGCTGTTTGTGAAGATTGTGG ATGTGCCTGACCCCCCTGAGAACATCAGATGCACATCTGTGGGAGAGGACTGCGCCAGCATCGTTTGGGACGCTCCCAAATTTGATGGCGGTGCACCACTTAAAG GTTATCTCatggagaggaagaagaaaggcTCCTCCAGATGGACAAAACTCAACTTTGATGTTTATGAATCGACTACATATGAGGCCAAGAGGATGATTGAAGGTGTTTTTTATGAGATGAGGGTGTTTGCTATCAACAGCATTGGCATGTCTCCACCAAGTATCACCTCCAAACCCTTCATGCCAATTG CCCCAACTAGTGAGCCAATACGTCTGTCAGTACATGATGTGACAGACAGCACATGCACCCTGAAGTGGCTCGCCCCAGAGAAGATTGGAGCTGGGGGCCTGGATGGCTATGTTATTGAATACTGCAAGGAAGGAG ACACTGAGTGGGTGTTGGCAAACCAGGAACTTTGTGAGAGGCAGGGATTTGTGGTGCGTGGCCTTCCAGTGGGGGAGAAAATCGACTTTAGGGTGGCGGCAGTAAACATCGCTGGACGCAGTCCTCCAGCTTTGCTGGGACAACCCGTCACCATCCGTGAGATCATGG AGCATCCTAAGATCCGCCTCCCTCGCGAGCTGAGAACAAAGTATATCAGGAAAGTAGGAGAAAAGATCAACCTGACTATCCCCTTCCAG GGTAAGCCTCGCCCTGTTGCGACCTGGTACAAGGATGGTCAACCCCTTGACCCACAGATGGTCAGCGTCCGTAACTCAAACGTGGACTCCATCCTTTTCATCcgcagtgcagagagagagcactCTGGAACATATGAGCTGGTGCTAAAGATTGAGAACATGGAGGACAGAGCATCCGTCGTCATCAGGATTGTTG ATAAACCTGGCCCTCCTCTGAACGTGAAGGTGACAGAGGTCTGGGGCTTCAATGCAGCACTGGAGTGGGCCCCCCCCAAGGACGATGgcaactgtgacatcactggaTATACCATCCAGAAGGCAGACTTGAAGACTAAg GAATGGTTCACTGTTTATGAACACAACAGACGGCCAAACTGCACAGCTTCAGATCTGATCATGGGCAATGAATACATGTTCCGCGTCTTCAGTGAAAACATCTGCGGCCTGAGCGAGGAGGCGCGTCTAAGCAAGAACACGGCTGTCATCGCCAAGACAG ACCTGGAGATCAAATTAAACCCCTACAAGGAGAAAGACATGTCCTGTGTGCCCAAGTTTACTCAGCCCCTGATTGACAGATCTGCAGTGGCCGGTTACAGCACCGCCATCAGCTGTGCCGTCAGAGGCTTCCCCAAG CCTAAGATCGTTTGGATGAAGAACAGGATGATCATCGGTCAGGATCCCAAGTTCTTGATGCAGAACAACCAGGGAGTGCTGACCCTCAATATTCGCAAGCCAGGCACCTTTGACTCAGGCAAATACTCCTGCATGGCTGTCAATGATCTGGGCCAAGACGAAGTGGAGTGCAAGCTGGACATCCGAA TTGCTGCAGACCCGGAGAAGAAGTGA
- the mybpc2b gene encoding myosin binding protein Cb isoform X18 has translation MPEPVPADKQDGQAQQEPTAEEAQPERDDAPPTDGEPGNTELTGLFVEKPPENVVAVAGADVTLIARVDSTTLTRKPTMKWLKGKWMDLGSKAGKHMQFKETYDRNTKIYTYEMKIIKVVAGDAGGYRCEVTAKDKCDSSTFEISVEAAQQEEQQADILSAFKREGAGEDEGDLDFSALLKATKKKKKVKEEPQIDVWELLKSAHPSEYEKIAFEYGITDLRGMLKRLKKMKVVEPKHSEAFLKRLESCYSVEKGKKIVLRCEVVDPNTQVKWLKNGQEIKSSAKYIIESSGNVRTLTINRVSLADDAAYECVVGEDKCFTEVFVKEPPVTITKLMDDYHVVVGERVEFEVEVSEEGANVMWFFEDIELHKDKDSKYRFKKDGRKHTLIIQEATLDDIGMYHCWTNGGHTKGELEVEEKQLEVLQDIADLTVRATDQAMFKCEVSDDKVTGKWFKDGVEVLPSERIKMTHIGRFHRLIIDDVKPEDAGDYTFVPDGYALSLSAKLNFLEIKIDYVPRQDPPKIHLDTSGNMVSQNTIIVVAGNKLRLDVEITGEPAPTCVWSKGDQPITEAEGRVRVEARKDLSCFVIEGAEREDEGNYTICVTNPAGEDKAMLFVKIVDVPDPPENIRCTSVGEDCASIVWDAPKFDGGAPLKGYLMERKKKGSSRWTKLNFDVYESTTYEAKRMIEGVFYEMRVFAINSIGMSPPSITSKPFMPIAPTSEPIRLSVHDVTDSTCTLKWLAPEKIGAGGLDGYVIEYCKEGDTEWVLANQELCERQGFVVRGLPVGEKIDFRVAAVNIAGRSPPALLGQPVTIREIMEHPKIRLPRELRTKYIRKVGEKINLTIPFQGKPRPVATWYKDGQPLDPQMVSVRNSNVDSILFIRSAEREHSGTYELVLKIENMEDRASVVIRIVDKPGPPLNVKVTEVWGFNAALEWAPPKDDGNCDITGYTIQKADLKTKEWFTVYEHNRRPNCTASDLIMGNEYMFRVFSENICGLSEEARLSKNTAVIAKTDLEIKLNPYKEKDMSCVPKFTQPLIDRSAVAGYSTAISCAVRGFPKPKIVWMKNRMIIGQDPKFLMQNNQGVLTLNIRKPGTFDSGKYSCMAVNDLGQDEVECKLDIRIAADPEKK, from the exons ATGCCTGAACCAGTCCCTGCAG ATAAACAGGACGGGCAGG CCCAACAGGAGCCAACTGCAGAGG AAGCGCAGCCAGAGAGAGATG ATGCACCCCCCACAGATGGAG AGCCAGGCAACACTGAGCTTACTGGGCTCTTCGTCGAGAAGCCACCAGAGAATGTAGTCGCTGTTGCAG GAGCGGATGTCACTCTCATAGCCAGGGTCGACTCCACCACCCTGACAAGAAAACCCACCATGAAATGGCTGAAGGGAAAGTGGATGGACCTTGGAAGCAAGGCTGGGAAGCATATGCAGTTCAAGGAAACTTATGACAGGAATACTAAG ATCTATACTTATGAAATGAAGATCATCAAAGTAGTCGCTGGAGACGCTGGAGGCTACAGGTGCGAGGTAACTGCAAAAGACAAGTGTGACAGCTCCACCTTTGAGATCTCTGTTGAGG CTGCACAGCAGGAGGAGCAGCAAGCAGATATTTTGTCTGCCTTCAAAAGAGA GGGTGCTGGCGAGGACGAGGGAGATCTGGATTTCAGCGCTTTGCTGAAAGCCACTAAGAA GAAGAAGAAAGTAAAAGAGGAACCACAGATCGATGTGTGGGAATTGCTTAAGAGTGCCCATCCAAGCGAGTATGAGAAAATCGCCTTTGAGTATGGCATCACTGACCTGAGGGGCATGCTAAAACGTCTGAAAAAGATGAAGGTCGTCGAGCCCAAGCATAGCGAGG CTTTCCTGAAGAGGCTTGAGTCTTGCTACTCGGTGGAAAAGGGCAAGAAGATTGTCCTGAGATGTGAGGTGGTCGATCCCAACACCCAGGTCAAATGGTTGAAGAATGGCCAGGAGATCAAATCCTCAGCCAA gTACATCATAGAGTCAAGTGGGAATGTCAGAACCCTTACGATCAATAGGGTGAGCCTGGCTGATGATGCTGCCTATGAGTGTGTGGTTGGCGAGGACAAGTGTTTCACAGAGGTGTTTGTCAAAG AGCCCCCTGTGACCATCACCAAGCTGATGGATGACTATCACGTTGTCGTTGGAGAGAGAGTGGAGTTTGAGGTTGAGGTGTCGGAAGAGGGCGCCAATGTCATGTG GTTCTTTGAGGATATCGAGCTTCACAAAGACAAAGATTCCAAGTATCGCTTCAAGAAGGATGGAAGGAAGCACACGCTTATCATCCAAGAGGCAACACTGGATGACATTGGAATGTACCATTGTTGGACAAATGGGGGTCATACCAAAGGAGAGCTGGAGGTGGAAG AAAAACAGCTGGAGGTGTTGCAGGACATTGCTGATCTGACAGTCAGGGCAACAGACCAGGCTATGTTCAAGTGTGAGGTGTCTGATGACAAGGTCACAGGAAAGTGGTTCAAAGACGGAGTGGAGGTCTTGCCAAGCGAACGCATTAAAATGACTCACATTGGAAG GTTTCATCGGCTGATTATTGATGATGTGAAGCCAGAGGATGCGGGAGACTACACATTTGTTCCTGATGGATACGCTCTGTCACTTTCTGCCAAACTCAACTTCTTGg AAATTAAGATCGACTATGTGCCCAGACAAG ATCCTCCAAAGATCCACCTGGACACCAGTGGAAACATGGTCTCCCAAAATACCATCATTGTGGTGGCAGGCAACAAGCTCCGTCTGGATGTGGAGATCACAGGAGAGCCAGCACCTACCTGTGTCTGGTCGAAAGGAGATCAA CCAATTACAGAGGCTGAAGGGCGCGTAAGGGTGGAGGCCAGGAAAGATCTGAGCTGCTTCGTCATAGAGGGGGCAGAGAGGGAGGATGAGGGCAACTACACCATCTGTGTTACCAACCCTGCCGGAGAGGACAAGGCTATGCTGTTTGTGAAGATTGTGG ATGTGCCTGACCCCCCTGAGAACATCAGATGCACATCTGTGGGAGAGGACTGCGCCAGCATCGTTTGGGACGCTCCCAAATTTGATGGCGGTGCACCACTTAAAG GTTATCTCatggagaggaagaagaaaggcTCCTCCAGATGGACAAAACTCAACTTTGATGTTTATGAATCGACTACATATGAGGCCAAGAGGATGATTGAAGGTGTTTTTTATGAGATGAGGGTGTTTGCTATCAACAGCATTGGCATGTCTCCACCAAGTATCACCTCCAAACCCTTCATGCCAATTG CCCCAACTAGTGAGCCAATACGTCTGTCAGTACATGATGTGACAGACAGCACATGCACCCTGAAGTGGCTCGCCCCAGAGAAGATTGGAGCTGGGGGCCTGGATGGCTATGTTATTGAATACTGCAAGGAAGGAG ACACTGAGTGGGTGTTGGCAAACCAGGAACTTTGTGAGAGGCAGGGATTTGTGGTGCGTGGCCTTCCAGTGGGGGAGAAAATCGACTTTAGGGTGGCGGCAGTAAACATCGCTGGACGCAGTCCTCCAGCTTTGCTGGGACAACCCGTCACCATCCGTGAGATCATGG AGCATCCTAAGATCCGCCTCCCTCGCGAGCTGAGAACAAAGTATATCAGGAAAGTAGGAGAAAAGATCAACCTGACTATCCCCTTCCAG GGTAAGCCTCGCCCTGTTGCGACCTGGTACAAGGATGGTCAACCCCTTGACCCACAGATGGTCAGCGTCCGTAACTCAAACGTGGACTCCATCCTTTTCATCcgcagtgcagagagagagcactCTGGAACATATGAGCTGGTGCTAAAGATTGAGAACATGGAGGACAGAGCATCCGTCGTCATCAGGATTGTTG ATAAACCTGGCCCTCCTCTGAACGTGAAGGTGACAGAGGTCTGGGGCTTCAATGCAGCACTGGAGTGGGCCCCCCCCAAGGACGATGgcaactgtgacatcactggaTATACCATCCAGAAGGCAGACTTGAAGACTAAg GAATGGTTCACTGTTTATGAACACAACAGACGGCCAAACTGCACAGCTTCAGATCTGATCATGGGCAATGAATACATGTTCCGCGTCTTCAGTGAAAACATCTGCGGCCTGAGCGAGGAGGCGCGTCTAAGCAAGAACACGGCTGTCATCGCCAAGACAG ACCTGGAGATCAAATTAAACCCCTACAAGGAGAAAGACATGTCCTGTGTGCCCAAGTTTACTCAGCCCCTGATTGACAGATCTGCAGTGGCCGGTTACAGCACCGCCATCAGCTGTGCCGTCAGAGGCTTCCCCAAG CCTAAGATCGTTTGGATGAAGAACAGGATGATCATCGGTCAGGATCCCAAGTTCTTGATGCAGAACAACCAGGGAGTGCTGACCCTCAATATTCGCAAGCCAGGCACCTTTGACTCAGGCAAATACTCCTGCATGGCTGTCAATGATCTGGGCCAAGACGAAGTGGAGTGCAAGCTGGACATCCGAA TTGCTGCAGACCCGGAGAAGAAGTGA
- the mybpc2b gene encoding myosin binding protein Cb isoform X5: MPEPVPADKQDGQAEAQPERDDAPPTDGADSEADGDARANPEEEEPGNTELTGLFVEKPPENVVAVAGADVTLIARVDSTTLTRKPTMKWLKGKWMDLGSKAGKHMQFKETYDRNTKIYTYEMKIIKVVAGDAGGYRCEVTAKDKCDSSTFEISVEAAQQEEQQADILSAFKREGAGEDEGDLDFSALLKATKKKKKVKEEPQIDVWELLKSAHPSEYEKIAFEYGITDLRGMLKRLKKMKVVEPKHSEAFLKRLESCYSVEKGKKIVLRCEVVDPNTQVKWLKNGQEIKSSAKYIIESSGNVRTLTINRVSLADDAAYECVVGEDKCFTEVFVKEPPVTITKLMDDYHVVVGERVEFEVEVSEEGANVMWFFEDIELHKDKDSKYRFKKDGRKHTLIIQEATLDDIGMYHCWTNGGHTKGELEVEEKQLEVLQDIADLTVRATDQAMFKCEVSDDKVTGKWFKDGVEVLPSERIKMTHIGRFHRLIIDDVKPEDAGDYTFVPDGYALSLSAKLNFLEIKIDYVPRQDPPKIHLDTSGNMVSQNTIIVVAGNKLRLDVEITGEPAPTCVWSKGDQPITEAEGRVRVEARKDLSCFVIEGAEREDEGNYTICVTNPAGEDKAMLFVKIVDVPDPPENIRCTSVGEDCASIVWDAPKFDGGAPLKGYLMERKKKGSSRWTKLNFDVYESTTYEAKRMIEGVFYEMRVFAINSIGMSPPSITSKPFMPIAPTSEPIRLSVHDVTDSTCTLKWLAPEKIGAGGLDGYVIEYCKEGDTEWVLANQELCERQGFVVRGLPVGEKIDFRVAAVNIAGRSPPALLGQPVTIREIMEHPKIRLPRELRTKYIRKVGEKINLTIPFQGKPRPVATWYKDGQPLDPQMVSVRNSNVDSILFIRSAEREHSGTYELVLKIENMEDRASVVIRIVDKPGPPLNVKVTEVWGFNAALEWAPPKDDGNCDITGYTIQKADLKTKEWFTVYEHNRRPNCTASDLIMGNEYMFRVFSENICGLSEEARLSKNTAVIAKTDLEIKLNPYKEKDMSCVPKFTQPLIDRSAVAGYSTAISCAVRGFPKPKIVWMKNRMIIGQDPKFLMQNNQGVLTLNIRKPGTFDSGKYSCMAVNDLGQDEVECKLDIRIAADPEKK, from the exons ATGCCTGAACCAGTCCCTGCAG ATAAACAGGACGGGCAGG CAGAAGCGCAGCCAGAGAGAGATG ATGCACCCCCCACAGATGGAG CAGATTCAGAAGCTGATGGGGATG CTCGAGCAAACCCAGAAGAGGAGG AGCCAGGCAACACTGAGCTTACTGGGCTCTTCGTCGAGAAGCCACCAGAGAATGTAGTCGCTGTTGCAG GAGCGGATGTCACTCTCATAGCCAGGGTCGACTCCACCACCCTGACAAGAAAACCCACCATGAAATGGCTGAAGGGAAAGTGGATGGACCTTGGAAGCAAGGCTGGGAAGCATATGCAGTTCAAGGAAACTTATGACAGGAATACTAAG ATCTATACTTATGAAATGAAGATCATCAAAGTAGTCGCTGGAGACGCTGGAGGCTACAGGTGCGAGGTAACTGCAAAAGACAAGTGTGACAGCTCCACCTTTGAGATCTCTGTTGAGG CTGCACAGCAGGAGGAGCAGCAAGCAGATATTTTGTCTGCCTTCAAAAGAGA GGGTGCTGGCGAGGACGAGGGAGATCTGGATTTCAGCGCTTTGCTGAAAGCCACTAAGAA GAAGAAGAAAGTAAAAGAGGAACCACAGATCGATGTGTGGGAATTGCTTAAGAGTGCCCATCCAAGCGAGTATGAGAAAATCGCCTTTGAGTATGGCATCACTGACCTGAGGGGCATGCTAAAACGTCTGAAAAAGATGAAGGTCGTCGAGCCCAAGCATAGCGAGG CTTTCCTGAAGAGGCTTGAGTCTTGCTACTCGGTGGAAAAGGGCAAGAAGATTGTCCTGAGATGTGAGGTGGTCGATCCCAACACCCAGGTCAAATGGTTGAAGAATGGCCAGGAGATCAAATCCTCAGCCAA gTACATCATAGAGTCAAGTGGGAATGTCAGAACCCTTACGATCAATAGGGTGAGCCTGGCTGATGATGCTGCCTATGAGTGTGTGGTTGGCGAGGACAAGTGTTTCACAGAGGTGTTTGTCAAAG AGCCCCCTGTGACCATCACCAAGCTGATGGATGACTATCACGTTGTCGTTGGAGAGAGAGTGGAGTTTGAGGTTGAGGTGTCGGAAGAGGGCGCCAATGTCATGTG GTTCTTTGAGGATATCGAGCTTCACAAAGACAAAGATTCCAAGTATCGCTTCAAGAAGGATGGAAGGAAGCACACGCTTATCATCCAAGAGGCAACACTGGATGACATTGGAATGTACCATTGTTGGACAAATGGGGGTCATACCAAAGGAGAGCTGGAGGTGGAAG AAAAACAGCTGGAGGTGTTGCAGGACATTGCTGATCTGACAGTCAGGGCAACAGACCAGGCTATGTTCAAGTGTGAGGTGTCTGATGACAAGGTCACAGGAAAGTGGTTCAAAGACGGAGTGGAGGTCTTGCCAAGCGAACGCATTAAAATGACTCACATTGGAAG GTTTCATCGGCTGATTATTGATGATGTGAAGCCAGAGGATGCGGGAGACTACACATTTGTTCCTGATGGATACGCTCTGTCACTTTCTGCCAAACTCAACTTCTTGg AAATTAAGATCGACTATGTGCCCAGACAAG ATCCTCCAAAGATCCACCTGGACACCAGTGGAAACATGGTCTCCCAAAATACCATCATTGTGGTGGCAGGCAACAAGCTCCGTCTGGATGTGGAGATCACAGGAGAGCCAGCACCTACCTGTGTCTGGTCGAAAGGAGATCAA CCAATTACAGAGGCTGAAGGGCGCGTAAGGGTGGAGGCCAGGAAAGATCTGAGCTGCTTCGTCATAGAGGGGGCAGAGAGGGAGGATGAGGGCAACTACACCATCTGTGTTACCAACCCTGCCGGAGAGGACAAGGCTATGCTGTTTGTGAAGATTGTGG ATGTGCCTGACCCCCCTGAGAACATCAGATGCACATCTGTGGGAGAGGACTGCGCCAGCATCGTTTGGGACGCTCCCAAATTTGATGGCGGTGCACCACTTAAAG GTTATCTCatggagaggaagaagaaaggcTCCTCCAGATGGACAAAACTCAACTTTGATGTTTATGAATCGACTACATATGAGGCCAAGAGGATGATTGAAGGTGTTTTTTATGAGATGAGGGTGTTTGCTATCAACAGCATTGGCATGTCTCCACCAAGTATCACCTCCAAACCCTTCATGCCAATTG CCCCAACTAGTGAGCCAATACGTCTGTCAGTACATGATGTGACAGACAGCACATGCACCCTGAAGTGGCTCGCCCCAGAGAAGATTGGAGCTGGGGGCCTGGATGGCTATGTTATTGAATACTGCAAGGAAGGAG ACACTGAGTGGGTGTTGGCAAACCAGGAACTTTGTGAGAGGCAGGGATTTGTGGTGCGTGGCCTTCCAGTGGGGGAGAAAATCGACTTTAGGGTGGCGGCAGTAAACATCGCTGGACGCAGTCCTCCAGCTTTGCTGGGACAACCCGTCACCATCCGTGAGATCATGG AGCATCCTAAGATCCGCCTCCCTCGCGAGCTGAGAACAAAGTATATCAGGAAAGTAGGAGAAAAGATCAACCTGACTATCCCCTTCCAG GGTAAGCCTCGCCCTGTTGCGACCTGGTACAAGGATGGTCAACCCCTTGACCCACAGATGGTCAGCGTCCGTAACTCAAACGTGGACTCCATCCTTTTCATCcgcagtgcagagagagagcactCTGGAACATATGAGCTGGTGCTAAAGATTGAGAACATGGAGGACAGAGCATCCGTCGTCATCAGGATTGTTG ATAAACCTGGCCCTCCTCTGAACGTGAAGGTGACAGAGGTCTGGGGCTTCAATGCAGCACTGGAGTGGGCCCCCCCCAAGGACGATGgcaactgtgacatcactggaTATACCATCCAGAAGGCAGACTTGAAGACTAAg GAATGGTTCACTGTTTATGAACACAACAGACGGCCAAACTGCACAGCTTCAGATCTGATCATGGGCAATGAATACATGTTCCGCGTCTTCAGTGAAAACATCTGCGGCCTGAGCGAGGAGGCGCGTCTAAGCAAGAACACGGCTGTCATCGCCAAGACAG ACCTGGAGATCAAATTAAACCCCTACAAGGAGAAAGACATGTCCTGTGTGCCCAAGTTTACTCAGCCCCTGATTGACAGATCTGCAGTGGCCGGTTACAGCACCGCCATCAGCTGTGCCGTCAGAGGCTTCCCCAAG CCTAAGATCGTTTGGATGAAGAACAGGATGATCATCGGTCAGGATCCCAAGTTCTTGATGCAGAACAACCAGGGAGTGCTGACCCTCAATATTCGCAAGCCAGGCACCTTTGACTCAGGCAAATACTCCTGCATGGCTGTCAATGATCTGGGCCAAGACGAAGTGGAGTGCAAGCTGGACATCCGAA TTGCTGCAGACCCGGAGAAGAAGTGA